A window of the Microvirga terrae genome harbors these coding sequences:
- a CDS encoding PAS domain-containing hybrid sensor histidine kinase/response regulator, which produces MSIDPKAIIETPEELYESAPCGYLSTLPDGTIIRANQTCLTWIGMERQDLVGNKCFQELLSIGDRIFYDTHFAPLLRMQGFVNEIAFDLIGADGRALPVLANAVQKRDAAGKPVVNRITLFNATDRRQYERELLLARQKAEQTAEDLKRLNETLEERVAQEVAERLKAEAAMRQSQKMEAVGQLTGGVAHDFNNLLTVIKSSTDLLKRPNLSEERRARYVAAISDTVDRAAKLTSQLLAFARRQALKPETFDAGQSVRMLSDMVRTLTGTRIQSITYLPDKPCFISADPSQFDTALINIVVNARDAMDSEGQITITVWPAETMPAVRRHAAVKAPYVAISVSDTGSGIPADQIDQIFEPFFTTKGVGHGTGLGLSQVFGFVKQSGGQVIVESEVGQGTTFTLYLPRVIAPLGVAPPEEETTEDGYGTCVLVVEDNRDVGTFVTQTLAELGYRTKWVESAQAALDELATSPGAHDIVFSDVVMPGMNGVELARHVQRLYPDLPLVLTSGYSHVLAEGGHGFELLQKPYSVEALSRVLRKASHKVHKRTQAE; this is translated from the coding sequence GTGAGCATCGACCCTAAGGCGATCATCGAAACTCCGGAGGAGCTCTACGAGAGCGCCCCCTGCGGCTACCTCTCGACCCTGCCGGATGGCACCATCATCAGAGCCAACCAAACTTGCCTCACCTGGATTGGTATGGAGCGGCAGGACCTGGTCGGCAACAAGTGCTTCCAGGAACTTCTGAGCATCGGCGACAGGATCTTCTACGACACCCATTTCGCGCCGCTCCTGCGGATGCAGGGATTTGTGAACGAGATTGCCTTCGATCTGATCGGCGCCGACGGACGTGCCTTGCCGGTTCTTGCCAATGCTGTCCAGAAGCGGGACGCAGCTGGGAAGCCTGTCGTCAACCGCATCACCCTCTTCAATGCCACTGACCGGCGACAATACGAGCGAGAGCTGCTTCTCGCGCGCCAAAAGGCCGAGCAGACCGCCGAGGACCTCAAGCGCCTGAACGAGACCTTGGAGGAGAGGGTGGCCCAAGAGGTCGCTGAGCGCCTGAAAGCCGAGGCGGCGATGCGCCAATCCCAGAAGATGGAGGCGGTAGGCCAACTCACCGGGGGCGTGGCGCACGACTTCAACAACCTGCTCACGGTCATCAAATCGTCGACCGATCTCCTCAAGCGTCCGAATTTGTCAGAGGAGCGGCGGGCCCGCTATGTCGCCGCGATCTCTGATACCGTGGATCGGGCCGCCAAGCTCACGAGCCAGCTTCTCGCCTTTGCCCGGCGCCAAGCGCTCAAGCCTGAGACCTTCGATGCGGGGCAGTCCGTTCGGATGCTCAGCGATATGGTCCGTACGCTGACCGGGACACGGATCCAGAGCATCACCTACCTTCCCGACAAGCCGTGTTTCATCAGCGCCGATCCGAGTCAGTTCGACACAGCGCTGATCAACATCGTGGTCAACGCGCGTGACGCAATGGACAGTGAGGGCCAGATCACGATCACCGTGTGGCCGGCCGAGACAATGCCTGCCGTCCGCCGACACGCGGCGGTCAAGGCGCCTTATGTGGCCATTTCGGTCTCCGACACGGGTTCAGGCATCCCGGCGGATCAGATTGATCAGATCTTCGAGCCGTTTTTCACCACGAAGGGCGTCGGCCACGGCACTGGCCTCGGATTGTCCCAGGTGTTCGGGTTCGTTAAGCAGTCAGGTGGGCAGGTCATTGTCGAGAGCGAGGTTGGCCAGGGCACTACATTCACACTGTACCTGCCCCGGGTCATAGCCCCTCTCGGAGTGGCCCCTCCAGAGGAGGAGACCACCGAAGACGGGTACGGTACCTGCGTGCTGGTGGTCGAGGACAACCGCGACGTTGGCACCTTCGTGACGCAGACGCTGGCAGAGTTGGGCTATCGCACCAAGTGGGTCGAGAGTGCACAGGCGGCGCTCGATGAGTTGGCGACATCTCCCGGCGCCCATGACATCGTGTTCTCGGACGTGGTGATGCCGGGCATGAACGGTGTGGAGTTGGCGCGCCACGTGCAACGGCTCTATCCCGACCTGCCGCTGGTGCTGACGAGCGGGTACAGCCACGTGCTTGCTGAGGGAGGGCACGGGTTCGAGCTGCTGCAGAAGCCCTATTCCGTTGAGGCCCTATCCCGCGTGCTTCGCAAGGCGTCCCACAAGGTGCATAAGCGGACACAGGCCGAATAG
- a CDS encoding DUF6481 family protein has product MNEMKQKNFSERLSAARDAKQAMAAKFRQRPGPDDPGVAEQRAARAAVSAARDVRHAEREAQRRTENVQRAADEARLTVEREALAAEQAAQENRAAAEKAVNEARLEAERKAARDARYAARKARK; this is encoded by the coding sequence ATGAACGAAATGAAGCAGAAAAATTTTAGCGAACGGCTGAGTGCCGCCAGAGACGCAAAGCAGGCCATGGCCGCCAAATTCCGTCAACGGCCCGGTCCAGATGATCCTGGTGTTGCGGAGCAGCGGGCTGCCCGGGCAGCGGTGAGTGCCGCGCGGGATGTTCGCCACGCCGAGCGGGAAGCTCAGCGCCGTACCGAGAACGTTCAGCGCGCAGCCGACGAGGCCCGCCTTACTGTGGAGCGGGAGGCTCTTGCTGCCGAGCAAGCCGCGCAGGAGAACCGCGCAGCCGCCGAAAAGGCAGTGAACGAGGCCCGGCTGGAGGCCGAACGCAAGGCTGCCCGTGATGCTCGCTACGCAGCCCGCAAAGCACGGAAGTAG
- a CDS encoding cold-shock protein has protein sequence MIMGTVKFYNDMKGFGFIQPDDGSKDVFVHATALERAGMRNLVEGQKVSFDMAEDRRSGKIAVNNIQNA, from the coding sequence ATGATCATGGGCACTGTGAAATTCTACAACGACATGAAGGGCTTCGGCTTCATCCAGCCGGATGATGGCAGCAAGGACGTGTTCGTCCACGCCACCGCTCTCGAGCGCGCCGGCATGCGCAATCTTGTCGAAGGTCAGAAGGTCTCCTTTGATATGGCTGAGGACCGCCGCTCCGGCAAGATCGCCGTCAACAATATCCAGAATGCCTAA
- a CDS encoding cold-shock protein, whose protein sequence is MATGTVKWYNETKGYGFIQPDSGGKDVFVHASALERAGLRGLAEGQKVSYEIESDRRTGKESASNLKTA, encoded by the coding sequence ATGGCGACAGGTACGGTGAAGTGGTACAACGAAACAAAAGGCTATGGCTTCATTCAGCCTGACAGCGGCGGCAAGGACGTCTTCGTCCACGCATCCGCGCTGGAACGCGCCGGTCTGCGTGGTCTGGCTGAAGGTCAGAAGGTCTCCTACGAGATCGAGTCCGACCGCCGCACCGGCAAGGAGTCAGCCTCGAACCTGAAGACAGCTTGA
- a CDS encoding CarD family transcriptional regulator: MTTKNNALSFEIGETVVYPAHGVGVITAVEEQEVAGFKLELFVITFDKDRLTLRIPLTKAKSSGMRKLSEPAVVKQALDLLSGKAMAKRGMWNRRSNDLQERIGTGQLTAIAEVLRDLNRGSEQQEASYSEQQIFEGALDFMIREVAASSRLTQTEARKLIEQSLAKAPHLNKAETLAEEPEGPDDEAAA; encoded by the coding sequence ATGACCACGAAGAACAATGCTCTTTCCTTTGAGATTGGTGAAACGGTCGTGTACCCGGCCCATGGTGTGGGTGTGATCACGGCGGTCGAAGAGCAAGAGGTCGCCGGGTTCAAGCTTGAGCTTTTTGTGATTACCTTCGACAAGGACCGCCTTACCCTTCGCATTCCCCTGACCAAAGCCAAGAGCAGCGGCATGAGAAAGCTGTCGGAACCTGCTGTGGTGAAGCAGGCGCTCGACCTCCTGAGCGGGAAGGCAATGGCCAAGCGCGGCATGTGGAACCGGCGCTCGAACGACCTTCAGGAGCGCATCGGGACCGGGCAACTGACAGCCATTGCTGAAGTTCTGCGGGATCTCAACCGTGGCTCAGAGCAGCAGGAGGCTTCCTACAGCGAGCAGCAGATCTTCGAAGGCGCTCTGGACTTCATGATCAGGGAGGTAGCAGCATCCAGCCGGCTGACCCAGACCGAAGCTCGCAAGTTGATCGAACAGAGCCTGGCCAAAGCTCCTCACCTCAACAAGGCTGAGACCCTGGCCGAAGAACCGGAGGGGCCCGATGACGAAGCGGCTGCATAG
- a CDS encoding ParB N-terminal domain-containing protein: MMKKQVVAIQDVYIPVQRRQTLDRQKVEALAESMLAKGQEAPILVRPDGKRFVLVEGLHRLEACKALGETTVPVYLVQARKH, from the coding sequence ATGATGAAAAAGCAGGTCGTTGCAATCCAGGATGTCTATATCCCAGTCCAACGGCGTCAGACCCTTGATCGGCAGAAGGTTGAGGCCCTTGCCGAGAGCATGCTGGCAAAAGGACAAGAGGCGCCTATTCTCGTGCGGCCTGATGGCAAGCGGTTTGTCTTGGTTGAGGGTTTGCATCGCTTGGAAGCCTGCAAGGCTCTCGGAGAGACAACGGTACCCGTTTACTTGGTACAAGCTCGCAAGCATTGA